A stretch of DNA from Besnoitia besnoiti strain Bb-Ger1 chromosome Unknown contig00228, whole genome shotgun sequence:
cctaaaattcgcatgtttgattgacatttagccgctaatatacaatcatccaagatatatttatctatcgcaggttcggtctaatgtcccgttatactatatagatcacatggcttctggtactttgagatcatgctaacggcgagaagggaagtgtgtttcaataactagctgagtgcttgtacgataattatatcaatgcagtaccaattaaggcgtgtagcattcctatgctccttaacatcacagctatgtcgaattatcgcacccagataactccataccagtgaaccggtttgtaactccgcttcatatcgtacctgaatggtactttttagcatattatgcggtgttaaaagtaatcccatccaaaaccggtggtttgttagtatttatgtcctctctcattaacttagctcttttatctgaaattcgagcttttaatactcgaatgttgatacgacaacattttatgactcgaaatgtagtcagtggatgggtaattatttgggtatacagtatgatcttcttgattattattggtagtgctattccacaagcgacttatatcttatatggtagattagctactatcgtatatcttactaccggattggttctatgcttatactaaatcaatagttataatgactacagcttccaagcaaacatgattaccgtgatattgaaatccaacacttttagctgtcttaagcagtccagtggggtggtggtgtactgcaatcataaagaacttggttgtctgtatctcataaccggagtcatcttcagtattctaggaactataatgtctttgtttattcgatttgagttatacagttctggatcgcggatcatttgtacagagacgatagctacttataatgtgataataacgatacatggcctagctatgatctttatgttcttaatgcctgctttgtacggaggatatggtaacttctttgtaccaatatatattggtggttcggaagtcgttttcccaagaactaacgcgatctcctattttctagtaccattaggttctgtgttgttaactcaaagtatttgttccgagtttggtagtggtcttggttggacaatgtatcctccactaagtactagcttgatggtgttaaatccagaggcaactgattggattatcggaggtcttgcagtactaggaattagtagtattttaagttctattaacttccttggtacttgggtcttcatgggttctaatgctggtgctaagaactatattctatatatctgggctatcatatttactgcccttatgttagtcttcactctacctattcttactggtggattagttatgatccttcttgatctacacgtaaacactgaattttatgattctatgtattctggtgatagtgtactttatcaacatctattctggttcttcggacatccagaggtatacattctaattttacctgcttttggtgtagtctcgcagacattatctatgtatgctgctagatctgtcttcggtggacaatctatgatcttagctatgggttgtatttctattctaggttccttagtatgggcacatcatatgatgacagtcggtctagaggtagataccagagcttatttctctgctatgactattatgattgcaattcctaccggtactaagattttcaactggttaggtacctatatggctagccatacaactacaagaactgtagatctatgggctgctcttagttttatcctattgtttactctaggtggtactacaggtgtagttatgggtaacgctggtatggatattgccctacatgatacatactatattgtagctcatttccatttcgtattatctcttggtgcagtactagctactatatgtggctttatcttctatagcagagatatgttcggagatactgtaaatctattccatgtaaataccggtgcttctccatatttaagcatctggtttgtagtcttcttaggtagtatcttattaattttcatccctatgcatatacttggtttcaacgttatgccaagaaggataccagattaccctgattatctttgttatattaatacatggtgttcaattggttctatatccacaatagttatcatcttaactatgctctgtattaagtatagtggtatccagcgtatatttgaaaaaccaacatttgtatacaagctgtacgaatatcatgacattcactttggtagtcgccttcttaatgttagtctgtacggaatacacggatcggattcttgttggcctggcacctgtttagtaactggatgaacgctttttacgcctggtatgcatggataatactcgactcttctatagtttaaccgctactgctgggactgtatattatgtacttacggtagtactatcaagcctcttcttccaaatagatttcatggaaaacctaaaattcgcatgtttgattgacatttagccgctaatatacaatcatccaagatatatttatctatcgcaggttcggtctaatgtcccgttatactatatagatcacatggcttctggtactttgagatcatgctaacggcgagaagggaagtgtgtttcaataactagctgagtgcttgtacggaggatatggtaacttctttgtaccaatatatattggtggttcggaagtcgttttcccaagaactaacgcgatctcctattttctagtaccattagtgaactcttttggtctgatcctaagtacgcagtgagctaactagatacaaggaacttgacaagcattaatagatttatataaacgacaaggacatgagtctactggattttataatacagggttgaactgtgggttagtttcaatgcccaaggcagagcactggattggatacccagggaactgtgctcccattaataagaatcatttctaagtcaccaggcatgcaataccaatcagataacaactgaagctagactccatgttacacttactaaaatgggattcctaggttgatataaaactacctttttctggggagtatatactacgagttggactactggtttagatcttgaaggtctttgtttaccggatccaagttctcttgtgcttttcatgaccatcatgttaagtgcattaagtatagtggtatccagcgtatatttgaaaaaccaacatttgtatacaagctgtacgaatatcatgacattcactttggtagtcgccttcttaatgttagtctgtacggaatacacggatcggattcttgttggcctggcacctgtttagtaactggatgaacgctttttacgcct
This window harbors:
- a CDS encoding cytochrome b (encoded by transcript BESB_042600), which encodes MLTARREVYVELSHPDNSIPVNRFVTPLHIVPEWYFLAYYAVLKVIPSKTGGLLVFMSSLINLALLSEIRAFNTRMLIRQHFMTRNVVSGWVIIWVYSMIFLIIIGSAIPQATYILYGRLATIVYLTTGLVLCLY
- a CDS encoding uncharacterized protein (encoded by transcript BESB_042610); its protein translation is MITVILKSNTFSCLKQSSGVVVYCNHKELGCLYLITGVIFSILGTIMSLFIRFELYSSGSRIICTETIATYNVIITIHGLAMIFMFLMPALYGGYGNFFVPIYIGGSEVVFPRTNAISYFLVPLGSVLLTQSICSEFGSGLGWTMYPPLSTSLMVLNPEATDWIIGGLAVLGISSILSSINFLGTWVFMGSNAGAKNYILYIWAIIFTALMLVFTLPILTGGLVMILLDLHVNTEFYDSMYSGDSVLYQHLFWFFGHPEVYILILPAFGVVSQTLSMYAARSVFGGQSMILAMGCISILGSLVWAHHMMTVGLEVDTRAYFSAMTIMIAIPTGTKIFNWLGTYMASHTTTRTVDLWAALSFILLFTLGGTTGVVMGNAGMDIALHDTYYIVAHFHFVLSLGAVLATICGFIFYSRDMFGDTVNLFHVNTGASPYLSIWFVVFLGSILLIFIPMHILGFNVMPRRIPDYPDYLCYINTWCSIGSISTIVIILTMLCIKYSGIQRIFEKPTFVYKLYEYHDIHFGSRLLNVSLYGIHGSDSCWPGTCLVTG